A single candidate division WOR-3 bacterium DNA region contains:
- a CDS encoding diguanylate cyclase — protein sequence MKLINRRYRVEGEIGQGSYGVIYKVSDLQDEKNPSKTLKIYNTDKLVNQDLDAFKNEYFYTKSIDLPCAVKAHTFEKIYNIDGFSFYGNYYFYTMNYIRGKNISSLKLSTKKERSLLAERLLFTLKWLESNGFGHSDLHRENILVDENSQIILLDFIQPKIIQLEEDDLKAFIKEITGHDLAKALIDHQKLKFRNICPKAFFDFVRKYYRMNIGTIGHVKSHFDRALTLSEKAKIFRINAVNYKDNYYDILNGYFKSYSEINEYFYIELDLSKDPLTYFNDFRNQMMKSLDLRGIKSSEITKDETIIDKDSKALDHIISSIEKLSLYGKVAVSFKGNNRKNELTETIEAVEERFKGEGLLILTPILSDSGKSSGFYNICEPPDSDKFENFLKEKIKNIFYALDVDDIIDYMRKNGNYDICRILENVLRSNRSLKSSSRTLNLINKNALNRIFEDKYRRIKDSTDYEYFFSYFELLKRPVDISLLKLFLGDGPGKSLDEIIYDLLGLNLLAFQPGGALDYYDRTTEVKVRSYFKKEDFKNKASYDVIKYLEKKNLRIDEEKLLLNLYFSTSQFFEYSRFLFSHFIEPFRNLNSIEKIAEDFIYKIESKNLLKSVNLPQGLPRETIKYIYIKLKNKFDLSRKIENLLDFVEKDQPCAFIKYNVLFDVFSQYLNSGDMENSKSIYDVISVEKENLGKYQNLAFLIYRAKFYTLFSEFEKSISDLRDFFRNVHKEKDDKTKYLTLKALEILADLYHKQGKMQKFANTIRIFLEKAKVVSDENGDLSYFFSANTDYAYYHFNYGKRSEAKKYFQKALELAQTYKDYNDLILASNNLAAIENDTKITLEYLRDALKYSNMIGENVYIYLVISNILSLNIDPVKKYGFIRDNMSIILNCNTDHEISVKFCLDLYYSIICILLSLDKKEELSFFFEKLEKIEIEKQRMPDAFLLKKIVQTFYQISLNGYKKDYFNIYYKLLDEFNDIYNYSIIVYMYINSLFYHLDDSQIVFISKKIISLFKDIFAGDEINSVRMFVKLKTSKFKKESLKRYIERYVSGLSNLNYLSYRIIFILSQALKGMGDDEYKNLLSYSAEELVKTRDSFKNKRLFKKTMCFRILCYFKNDFPSEYNRLIEKKEKFQFTKNSFLDLNRQLQLNYFSENQVLIKNVISAVLRSLNYDRGAFFTSLQNKIPQIVVYRKKYYYSEDDPYFIDKIPLEKSTEVFTGLNEDKYSSIKSFISIPVVNELYYKRFMHRINREKSRRSSLTKSLLYENNIIDGLIYLDKKNGLSDSFNPEYLNLLSFTLSQYWNYNRAEKLYMRDGLTNLYLRNVFLNKLREMIHREEERVHKLSLIMVDIDDFKNVNDLFGHSRGDYVLKKLSEIMVKKIRSSDLVGRYGGEEFLIALPNTNIHSAVVVAQKIREVIEKSQIIGDAMKLTISCGVAEYPKDSQWLEELIEKTDKYLIKAKNLGKNRVVSSIDENST from the coding sequence CACCCTTAAGTGGCTTGAATCAAATGGTTTCGGTCACAGCGATTTACACCGGGAAAATATTTTGGTCGATGAGAATTCCCAGATAATCCTTTTGGATTTCATTCAACCAAAAATAATTCAACTCGAAGAAGACGATTTAAAAGCTTTCATAAAAGAAATCACCGGACATGATTTAGCAAAGGCATTAATAGACCATCAAAAACTGAAGTTTAGAAATATTTGCCCCAAAGCTTTTTTTGACTTTGTCAGAAAATATTACAGGATGAACATAGGGACTATTGGACATGTCAAAAGTCATTTTGACAGAGCTTTGACCCTTTCAGAAAAGGCAAAGATCTTCAGAATAAACGCAGTTAATTACAAAGATAATTATTACGATATACTCAATGGTTATTTTAAATCATACTCTGAAATCAACGAATATTTTTACATAGAGCTCGATTTATCAAAAGATCCGCTCACTTATTTCAACGATTTTAGAAATCAGATGATGAAATCGCTCGATTTAAGGGGTATTAAGTCTTCAGAAATCACAAAAGACGAGACGATTATAGACAAAGACTCAAAAGCCCTCGACCATATAATTTCATCTATTGAGAAACTGTCCTTATACGGCAAAGTCGCTGTCAGTTTCAAGGGTAATAACCGAAAAAACGAACTGACAGAGACAATCGAGGCTGTCGAAGAAAGATTCAAGGGTGAAGGTCTCTTGATTCTTACTCCGATATTGTCAGATTCTGGCAAATCAAGCGGATTCTATAATATTTGCGAACCTCCGGACAGCGACAAGTTTGAAAATTTTCTCAAGGAAAAAATAAAGAATATCTTCTACGCTTTAGATGTTGACGACATAATAGACTACATGCGCAAAAATGGAAATTATGATATTTGCAGAATTCTTGAAAACGTTTTGAGATCCAACAGGTCTTTGAAAAGCAGTTCAAGAACTCTGAATCTTATAAATAAAAACGCTTTAAACCGTATTTTTGAAGACAAATACCGCCGGATCAAAGATAGCACCGATTACGAATATTTTTTCAGCTATTTTGAATTGCTTAAAAGGCCTGTCGATATATCTTTGTTGAAATTGTTTTTGGGCGACGGGCCTGGAAAATCTCTGGATGAAATCATATATGACCTTCTCGGCTTAAACCTTTTGGCCTTTCAGCCAGGCGGAGCATTGGACTACTACGACCGGACCACCGAAGTGAAAGTCCGTTCATACTTTAAAAAAGAAGATTTCAAAAATAAGGCTTCTTACGACGTGATAAAGTATTTAGAGAAAAAAAACCTCAGGATTGACGAGGAAAAACTTCTTCTGAATTTATACTTTTCGACAAGTCAATTTTTTGAGTATTCACGTTTTCTGTTTTCCCATTTCATCGAACCATTCAGAAATTTAAACAGCATAGAGAAAATCGCCGAAGATTTTATTTATAAAATCGAATCCAAAAATCTCTTGAAATCAGTAAACCTTCCCCAGGGTCTGCCGAGAGAAACCATAAAATATATCTACATAAAATTGAAGAACAAGTTCGACCTATCTCGTAAGATCGAGAATCTTTTAGATTTTGTAGAAAAGGACCAACCCTGTGCATTTATCAAATACAACGTTCTGTTCGACGTATTCAGCCAATACCTGAACTCGGGGGACATGGAGAATTCAAAATCAATTTATGACGTTATTTCTGTCGAAAAGGAAAATTTGGGCAAGTATCAGAACCTGGCATTTTTGATATATCGTGCAAAGTTCTACACTCTGTTTTCCGAGTTTGAAAAATCAATATCAGACCTGAGGGATTTTTTCCGTAATGTTCACAAGGAAAAGGATGACAAGACAAAGTATTTAACTTTGAAAGCTCTTGAAATATTGGCTGACCTCTACCATAAACAGGGAAAAATGCAAAAATTCGCGAATACTATTAGAATTTTCCTTGAAAAGGCAAAAGTTGTATCGGACGAAAACGGGGATTTAAGCTACTTTTTCTCTGCAAATACAGATTATGCTTATTACCATTTCAATTACGGCAAGAGGTCTGAAGCAAAGAAATATTTCCAAAAAGCCCTTGAACTCGCACAAACATACAAAGACTACAACGACCTGATTCTCGCTTCAAACAACCTCGCAGCAATCGAAAACGACACTAAAATCACCCTCGAATACCTGAGAGACGCGTTGAAGTATTCAAATATGATAGGGGAGAACGTATACATATACCTTGTTATTTCAAACATACTGTCTCTCAACATAGATCCTGTTAAAAAATACGGATTCATCAGGGATAATATGAGCATAATTCTGAACTGCAACACGGACCATGAGATTTCTGTTAAATTCTGCCTTGATCTTTACTACTCTATCATTTGCATCTTGTTGTCACTTGACAAAAAAGAAGAATTGAGTTTTTTCTTTGAGAAATTGGAAAAAATCGAAATCGAAAAACAAAGAATGCCTGACGCTTTTCTGTTGAAGAAAATCGTTCAGACCTTCTATCAGATTAGTTTAAATGGCTATAAAAAAGATTACTTTAATATTTATTATAAATTATTGGATGAATTTAACGATATATACAACTATTCTATAATTGTTTATATGTATATCAACAGCCTTTTCTACCACCTGGACGACAGTCAAATTGTTTTTATTTCAAAAAAAATTATCAGTTTGTTTAAAGATATTTTTGCCGGTGACGAGATAAACAGCGTCAGAATGTTCGTAAAACTTAAAACGTCGAAATTTAAAAAAGAGTCCCTGAAAAGGTACATTGAGAGGTATGTCTCCGGTCTTTCGAATTTGAATTATCTCTCATACAGGATAATTTTCATTTTATCCCAAGCGCTGAAGGGGATGGGTGATGACGAATACAAAAATCTGCTCTCCTATTCCGCAGAAGAGCTTGTGAAAACCAGGGACAGTTTCAAAAACAAGAGGTTGTTTAAAAAAACCATGTGTTTTCGTATTTTATGTTATTTTAAAAATGATTTTCCATCGGAGTACAACCGTTTAATTGAAAAGAAGGAAAAATTTCAATTCACAAAAAATTCTTTCCTCGATTTGAACAGACAATTGCAGTTAAACTATTTTTCAGAAAATCAAGTGTTGATAAAGAATGTCATATCGGCTGTTTTGCGTTCTTTGAATTACGATAGAGGAGCTTTTTTTACATCTCTTCAGAACAAAATCCCGCAAATTGTCGTCTACAGAAAAAAATATTACTATTCAGAGGACGATCCCTATTTTATCGATAAAATCCCTCTTGAAAAGTCAACGGAAGTTTTCACCGGACTTAACGAAGACAAATATTCCTCAATCAAATCTTTCATCTCTATTCCTGTAGTAAACGAGTTGTATTACAAGAGGTTCATGCACCGGATCAACAGGGAAAAATCTAGAAGATCTTCTCTCACCAAAAGTCTTTTATACGAAAACAACATAATCGACGGTTTGATTTACCTTGACAAAAAAAATGGCTTATCGGACAGTTTCAACCCCGAATATCTCAATTTATTGTCATTTACGTTGTCACAGTACTGGAATTACAACAGGGCTGAAAAGCTTTATATGAGAGACGGGCTGACGAATTTATATTTGAGAAACGTTTTTTTGAATAAGTTAAGGGAGATGATCCACAGAGAAGAAGAAAGAGTGCATAAATTGTCTTTGATAATGGTGGATATTGACGATTTCAAAAATGTAAACGATCTGTTTGGGCACTCAAGGGGCGATTATGTGCTGAAAAAACTCTCTGAAATAATGGTAAAAAAAATCAGATCATCAGATTTGGTTGGAAGATACGGAGGTGAAGAGTTTTTGATTGCTCTTCCGAACACAAACATCCATTCTGCTGTTGTCGTAGCTCAAAAGATCAGAGAAGTTATAGAAAAATCCCAAATAATAGGCGACGCTATGAAACTCACTATCAGCTGCGGGGTCGCAGAATATCCAAAAGATTCTCAATGGCTTGAAGAACTTATAGAAAAGACGGATAAATATTTGATAAAAGCTAAAAATCTAGGTAAAAACCGTGTTGTATCGTCAATAGACGAAAATTCAACTTAG